One segment of Pirellulales bacterium DNA contains the following:
- a CDS encoding MBL fold metallo-hydrolase: MVHNVPVKTLTHRGITIEGYSRAAVQTYWRVPEFKLGFDLGAHPWDFMATPNWFISHTHLDHVAALPVYVARRRMMKMEPPTIYLPEQAVEGVDRILKLFTRLDRGRLPCQLVGLKPGDEVEMSREHVVTVSATAHRVPSLGFIVWERRRKLRPEFQDLPGDKIRDLRLAGTDVTEERRMPRVAYIGDSAPEGLDACPAMFEAQILITEMTFVAARHRKEKIHKYGHMHLDDIVARREQFKNEIIIAAHFSTRYHTKQIRQMVEAAVPDMLDGRLHLWV; the protein is encoded by the coding sequence ATGGTTCACAACGTTCCCGTCAAAACGCTGACGCATCGCGGCATCACGATCGAGGGGTATTCGCGCGCCGCCGTGCAGACCTATTGGCGCGTTCCGGAGTTCAAGCTCGGCTTCGACCTGGGGGCTCATCCGTGGGACTTCATGGCCACGCCCAACTGGTTTATCTCGCATACGCATCTGGATCACGTGGCGGCCTTGCCGGTCTATGTGGCGCGGCGGCGGATGATGAAGATGGAGCCCCCCACGATCTACCTGCCCGAGCAGGCAGTCGAGGGGGTCGATCGCATTCTGAAGCTGTTCACGCGACTGGACCGGGGCCGGCTGCCGTGCCAGTTGGTGGGCCTGAAACCGGGGGACGAAGTCGAAATGTCACGCGAGCACGTGGTCACGGTCTCGGCCACGGCCCATCGCGTGCCGTCGTTGGGTTTCATCGTCTGGGAGCGCCGCCGCAAGCTGCGGCCTGAGTTTCAGGACCTGCCAGGCGACAAGATTCGCGACCTGCGCCTGGCTGGCACCGATGTCACCGAAGAGCGGCGCATGCCACGCGTGGCCTACATCGGCGATAGCGCGCCCGAGGGATTGGACGCCTGTCCCGCGATGTTCGAGGCCCAGATACTGATCACGGAAATGACATTCGTGGCCGCCCGGCACCGCAAGGAAAAGATCCACAAGTACGGCCACATGCACCTCGATGATATCGTCGCCCGCCGGGAGCAGTTCAAGAACGAGATCATCATCGCCGCACACTTCAGCACCCGCTATCACACCAAGCAGATCCGGCAGATGGTCGAAGCGGCGGTGCCCGACATGCTCGACGGACGTTTGCACTTGTGGGTGTAG